The proteins below are encoded in one region of Salmo salar chromosome ssa02, Ssal_v3.1, whole genome shotgun sequence:
- the LOC106564167 gene encoding oocyte zinc finger protein XlCOF6: MSVPKSTESPGSGCGVPAQSSAQQGPEMVSVKLEDCSQTLELNVIVKEEWEERGIKEEIQVKEVDQRTVKEEVEMAVKEEQEERTVKEEVEMAVKEEHERTVEEEEEEEQQAVKEEVEEERAVTEEEEERTVKEEEQGERAVKEEQEERTVKEEQAERAVKKEEEEESEVKEEDENRNVSAPDLEEEEEEVDSITDPGETSHPGSDSDPSSTASGNHKQHRQRNSRQKHHHCMDCLTSFYEPQELRRHTCRPHPCSDCRGSFICPIHIKSHQQTLKIKKTYPCAHCEKSFQTPSSLKTHQLNHTGKKSYHCFQCGKRFCRVDALKAHQRIHTGEKPFHCSHCWKSFSDIGNRNKHQRIHTGEKTYHCSECGKSFNQLSHLKPHQLTHTSEKPFNCSQCGKGFSLSSYLKKHQVMHTEEKPYSCDHCGKSFKLEGILKRHQRIHSGEKTYHCSECGKCFSLSSYLKRHQLTHTGLKSHHTGIKSHHCSHCGKSFSKKADLKKHQRIHTGEKPFHCSQCGKSFNEKGNLKQHQRKHSGEKPFHCSQCGKSFSWVIDLKKHQRVHKEEKSFHCSQCGKSFNEKGNLKQHQRKHSGEKPYSCDQCGNCFKWKQSLKEHQKAKHSAVPDHGLIIVLPSWASTSN, translated from the exons ATGTCTGTACCCAAGTCCACAGAGTCCCCAGGTTCTGGCTGTGGTGTTCCAGCCCAGAGCAGCGCACAGCAGGGTCCAGAGATGGtctcagtgaagctggaagactgcagtcaaacactggaacTCAATGTGATTGtcaaagaggaatgggaggaaaGAGGAATCAAGGAGGAGATACAAGTaaaagaggtggatcagagaacagTCAAAGAGGAAGTAGAGATGGCAGTCAaagaagagcaggaggagagaacaGTCAAAGAGGAAGTAGAGATGGCAGTCAAAGAAGAGCATGAGAGAACAgtcgaagaagaggaggaggaggagcagcaagCAGTCAAAGAAGAAGTGGAGGAAGAGCGAGCAGTcactgaagaggaggaggagcgaACAGTCAAAGAAgaagagcagggggagagagcagtcaaagaagagcaggaggagagaacaGTCAAAGAAGAGCAGGCGGAGCGAGCAGTTaaaaaagaagaggaggaggagagcgaaGTCAAAGAAGAAGATGAGAACAGGAATGTGTCTGCTCCAGatctagaggaagaggaggaagaagtagATAGTATCACTGACCCAG GAGAGACCTCCCATCCAGGCTCAGACAGCGATCCCAGTTCCACAGCATCAGGAAACCATAaacaacacagacagaggaacTCAAGACAGAAACATCACCACTGCATGGACTGCTTGACCAGTTTCTATGAGCCACAGGAGTTGAGAAGACACACTTGTAGACCCCACCCCTGTTCAGATTGCAGAGGCAGTTTTATTTGTCCAATTCACATCAAATCACACCAACAAActctcaaaataaagaaaacctacCCGTGTGCTCATTGTGAGAAGAGTTTTCAGACGCCAAGCAGCTTGAAGACACACCAGCTTAATCACACGGGAAAGAAGTCGTACCACTGCTTTCAGTGTGGGAAGAGGTTCTGTCGTGTAGACGCCTTAAAGgctcaccagagaatacacacaggagagaagccttttcaCTGTTCTCACTGTTGGAAGAGCTTCAGTGATATAGGAAATCGAAataaacaccagagaatacacacaggagagaagactTACCATTGCTCTGAGTGCGGGAAAAGTTTCAATCAGTTATCACATTTAAAACCACACCAGCTAACTCACACTAGTGAGAAGCCTTTTaactgctctcagtgtgggaaGGGTTTCAGTCTGTCATCATATCTGAAGAAGCACCAGGTAATGCACACAgaagagaaaccatatagctgtgatcattgtgggaagagttttaaatTGGAAGGAATCCTTAAGCGTCATCAGAGAATACACAGTGGAGAGAAGACTTACCACTGCTCAGAGTGTGGGAAGTGTTTCAGTTTGTCATCATATCTGAAGAGACATCAGCTAACTCACACAGGATTAAAGTCACACCACACAGGAATAAAGTCACACCACTGCTCCcactgtgggaagagcttcagtaAGAAAGCTGACCTAAAGAAacatcagagaatacacacaggggagaagcctttccactgctcccaatgtgggaagagctttaatGAGAAAGGAAATCTAAAGCAACACCAGAGAAAACactcaggagagaagcctttccactgctcccaATGTGGAAAAAGCTTCAGTTGGGTAATAGACCTAAAGAAACATCAGAGAGTACACAAAGAGGAGAAGTCTTTCCACTGCTCccaatgtgggaagagcttcaatgaGAAAGGAAATCTAAAGCAACACCAGAGAAAACACTCTggagagaaaccgtacagctgtgatcagtgtgggaattGTTTTAAATGGAAACAAAGCCTGAAGGAACATCAGAAGGCAAAGCACAGTGCAGTGCCAGACCATGGCCTTATAATTGTGTTGCCAAGCTGGGCATCTACATCTAATTAA